In Bdellovibrio sp. GT3, one genomic interval encodes:
- the cyoE gene encoding heme o synthase, protein MLKTYADLTKFGIVVFSVLAGLAGYATGFQSENPFDWKLFLEALLGIYFLSSGSLALNQVQDWQLDKKMPRTANRPIPAGRLKPAAAGILAVTFIFVGLQLLFMVQPMAGLVGLVCVLFYNGPYTLYLKKKWAYGAVPGAFPGALPVTIGYAAANPDIFNSESIYLFLIMFIWQMPHFWVLAIRYKDDYAAGDIPVLPVARGIDKTLEQIALWTFAYVGVALAAPLFVHASWLYILLTFPFVFKVLQELYRYYKSKGTQRWMAFFMWLNVSMLVFIIIPVIDKWHFLITERN, encoded by the coding sequence GTGTTAAAAACATACGCGGATCTTACCAAGTTTGGCATAGTCGTTTTCTCCGTTTTGGCGGGATTAGCCGGCTATGCCACGGGTTTTCAAAGTGAAAATCCATTCGACTGGAAACTCTTCTTGGAAGCTCTTCTGGGAATCTATTTCTTAAGTTCAGGTTCTTTGGCACTAAATCAGGTGCAAGACTGGCAGCTTGATAAAAAAATGCCCCGCACAGCGAATCGTCCCATCCCTGCAGGTCGTTTGAAACCAGCAGCGGCGGGTATTCTTGCTGTGACATTTATCTTCGTGGGACTTCAGCTCTTGTTCATGGTTCAGCCTATGGCTGGATTGGTGGGGCTGGTTTGCGTTCTGTTTTACAACGGTCCATACACTCTTTATCTTAAAAAGAAGTGGGCTTATGGTGCGGTTCCGGGTGCATTCCCAGGCGCTTTGCCTGTAACGATCGGCTACGCTGCCGCAAATCCGGATATTTTTAATTCCGAATCCATCTACTTGTTCCTGATCATGTTCATTTGGCAAATGCCGCACTTTTGGGTTTTGGCAATTCGCTACAAGGATGACTATGCAGCCGGCGATATTCCGGTTTTGCCAGTGGCTCGTGGTATCGACAAAACATTGGAACAAATCGCTCTTTGGACTTTTGCGTATGTGGGGGTTGCACTGGCGGCACCATTGTTCGTTCATGCCAGCTGGTTGTACATCCTTCTGACTTTCCCGTTCGTGTTTAAGGTTTTGCAGGAACTTTATCGTTATTACAAATCCAAGGGCACTCAACGTTGGATGGCCTTCTTTATGTGGCTTAACGTAAGTATGCTGGTCTTTATCATCATCCCAGTCATTGATAAGTGGCACTTCCTGATTACAGAGCGTAACTAA
- a CDS encoding cytochrome C oxidase subunit IV family protein translates to MAAAHNQNNDQNVLHPHISPTSMYLKVGGALFGLTILTVIAHQFHEALGAFNALVAFGIAAIKAGLVLLYFMHLKDDNNMNRVIFASGFFFLIVLLLFSVVDIASRALEVSPL, encoded by the coding sequence ATGGCAGCAGCACACAATCAAAATAACGATCAAAACGTTCTTCATCCGCACATTTCTCCGACTTCCATGTATTTGAAAGTCGGGGGCGCATTGTTCGGTTTGACTATCCTGACGGTAATTGCCCATCAATTCCACGAAGCTTTGGGTGCTTTCAATGCACTTGTGGCTTTCGGGATTGCAGCGATCAAAGCCGGTCTGGTTTTATTGTACTTCATGCATTTGAAGGACGATAACAACATGAATCGCGTGATCTTTGCGTCTGGTTTCTTTTTCTTGATCGTTCTTCTTCTCTTTAGCGTAGTGGATATTGCATCTCGTGCTTTAGAGGTAAGTCCTCTTTAA
- a CDS encoding cytochrome c oxidase subunit 3 family protein, with the protein MSTDNVTHPHAAHVSHHFNDATQEYDSGKQGIWLFMVTEILMFGALLIGYGIFHHLYPAMFSEGAKQLDWKLGFVNTLVLIFSSFTMAISIQLIQRNQIKKAAMALAITILCGAVFMVIKYFEWTHKFHLGFYPGRFLDLAKTGAEHANLGMYFGFYFCMSGLHGLHVLIGMGLITWLLIRTIRGEFHSQYWIPVEGVGIFWHIVDLIWIFLFPLLYLVG; encoded by the coding sequence ATGAGTACAGATAATGTAACACATCCACACGCAGCACACGTGTCGCATCACTTTAACGATGCGACTCAGGAATATGACAGCGGTAAGCAGGGTATTTGGTTGTTCATGGTAACCGAGATCCTGATGTTCGGAGCGTTGTTGATCGGTTATGGAATCTTCCATCACCTTTATCCTGCGATGTTCTCTGAAGGAGCGAAGCAACTTGATTGGAAATTGGGTTTCGTAAATACCCTGGTTCTGATCTTCTCTTCTTTCACAATGGCGATCTCAATCCAGTTGATCCAGCGTAATCAGATAAAAAAAGCTGCAATGGCTTTGGCGATCACGATTCTTTGCGGTGCGGTCTTCATGGTGATCAAGTACTTCGAGTGGACACATAAATTCCATTTGGGCTTCTATCCAGGCCGTTTCCTGGATTTGGCTAAGACGGGTGCAGAGCACGCAAACCTTGGTATGTACTTTGGTTTCTACTTCTGTATGTCCGGTCTGCACGGTCTTCACGTATTGATTGGTATGGGATTGATCACATGGTTGTTGATCAGAACGATCCGCGGTGAGTTCCACTCCCAATACTGGATTCCAGTAGAGGGTGTTGGTATCTTCTGGCATATCGTCGATTTGATCTGGATCTTCTTATTCCCTCTTCTTTATTTGGTGGGTTAA